CTCTCCTGTGTTATTTGGCGGCGTGGGACTTTAGGTGGACTGGACAATTGAGAAAAAAGGTGGgctttcagcttttgtttctggTGGAGACTGGAAGCAGGCTGCTGAGAGGGGTGGGGTATGAATCTCTCACCCTGGACTGTCTTGTGGTCTTACCTTGGGCATTGGGAATTCACACGTACCCGCACAGTAATAGGCGTCAAAGGATTTGGGAGATATAACCCACTCGCTCCAGCCAATGTCAGCGAAGTCTACTTTAAGGTACCTCCTGGAGCAGGTCCTGGGCTCATTCCACTGCCTCCTCCTGGCCTTCCTCATGGTTTTCTCATCGAAGCTGAGGACCTGGGAGCGGAGGACCTGGTGTTTGCCAGCCTCCTGCTCCTTCCGCCTCCTCTCCTTGCGGGCCATCTTGGGTTTGAGGGAACGGTATGCATTACCCCAGAGGTCGTGCTTGTGGAATTGGCTGTACTCCACCTCAGGCAGCTCGTTGTTCTGCAGGGAAGGCGAGGAAAAGTAGGTTTCCCTCCTGACCCGGGAGTCCCTGGAGGTGTTGGGAGAGGGGCTGGCTTCTTCCTCACTGGAGGGGAACGGCCCGTACCTCTGCAGGGTCAGGCCCACGCTATTAGGCTCAGAAATGGCCAAGTCATTGGCGTAGATTAAAATGTAGGGCAGATGACTGGCCTGGCTGGGATGCTGCACCTTCTCCTCAAAATCGAGCTGGGCGCTGAGCAAGAGTCTGTCCTCTCTCCGGGCTGCCTTCACAATCTGGGAGATGTCATTTAGGCACCAAGCACCCCTCTTCTGAGGCGTCACGGTCAGATTGCCGAGCAATTTCTCCCAAGGAGAAGAAGACGAGGAACTGGTGAAGGTCAGCTCCACCGGCTGGCTCTTGTGCAGGAAAAGACACGGCCCGTtcttggaatttttgcaggaaaggtGCCTGTTCCTCCAGCGCTTCTGGGCGAAGAAATGGAAAGTAGCGGCCAGGATCAGTTCGGACTCTTGTATGGAAGTCAGGTTGAAATAATACAGGACCTGGTGATCAATAATTTCTGGGACAAAAGAAAACAAGAGCATTCTGTTAGCATAGACGGAAGAACTGAGGacgctggaagtcagaaacaatgaacagaaattactggcaaagctcagcaggtctggcagcgtctctggcgagaaatcagagtttacgt
This window of the Stegostoma tigrinum isolate sSteTig4 chromosome 37, sSteTig4.hap1, whole genome shotgun sequence genome carries:
- the gdf10a gene encoding growth/differentiation factor 10 isoform X2 — translated: MAEVMWPKQEIIDHQVLYYFNLTSIQESELILAATFHFFAQKRWRNRHLSCKNSKNGPCLFLHKSQPVELTFTSSSSSSPWEKLLGNLTVTPQKRGAWCLNDISQIVKAARREDRLLLSAQLDFEEKVQHPSQASHLPYILIYANDLAISEPNSVGLTLQRYGPFPSSEEEASPSPNTSRDSRVRRETYFSSPSLQNNELPEVEYSQFHKHDLWGNAYRSLKPKMARKERRRKEQEAGKHQVLRSQVLSFDEKTMRKARRRQWNEPRTCSRRYLKVDFADIGWSEWVISPKSFDAYYCAGTCEFPMPKVVRPSNHATIQSIVKAVGIIPGIPEPCCVPDKMNALSVLFFDESKNVVLKVYPNMSVETCACR
- the gdf10a gene encoding growth/differentiation factor 10 isoform X1, with protein sequence MVCRWAEYRFWLQVLTSLAFAGLQGQSERAARDATHPQPARPSHISALGRAAQDTVGVHMLKLYEKYQREGNRPRDGNTVRSFKAREEIIDHQVLYYFNLTSIQESELILAATFHFFAQKRWRNRHLSCKNSKNGPCLFLHKSQPVELTFTSSSSSSPWEKLLGNLTVTPQKRGAWCLNDISQIVKAARREDRLLLSAQLDFEEKVQHPSQASHLPYILIYANDLAISEPNSVGLTLQRYGPFPSSEEEASPSPNTSRDSRVRRETYFSSPSLQNNELPEVEYSQFHKHDLWGNAYRSLKPKMARKERRRKEQEAGKHQVLRSQVLSFDEKTMRKARRRQWNEPRTCSRRYLKVDFADIGWSEWVISPKSFDAYYCAGTCEFPMPKVVRPSNHATIQSIVKAVGIIPGIPEPCCVPDKMNALSVLFFDESKNVVLKVYPNMSVETCACR